The genomic window GCGGGATCTGGGACCGCGCTCTAATAGAGTGAAGGGGCAACGCTCTTGGACAAGAAGGGAACAACCGGTGTTCTACTGGCTCGCCAGGGCGGTCTTGGGGCCGCTCGTGCGGCTGATTTACCAGCCGTGGATCACCGGAGCCGAGAACATCCCGGCCAAGGGCGCGGCCATATTGGCCTCCAACCACCTGGCGGTGTTCGACTCCGTTTTTGTGCCCGTCCTCATCCCGCGGCGCGTCTTCTACATCGCGAAATCGGACTACTTCACCGGCCGGGGCCTGAAGGGCCGCCTGACGGCCGGCTTCATGAAAGGGATCGGCATGATCCCGGTGGACCGGTCCGGGGGACGGGCGGCGGCATCGGCGTTGGAACAAGGCGAGAAGGTCCTGAAGAAGGGCCACCTGTTCGGCATCTACCCGGAGGGGACCCGCTCCCCCGACGGGCGCCTTTACCGGGGCAAGACGGGCGTCGCCCGACTGGCCCTGCAGACCGAGGCCCCGGTCATTCCGATCGCGATGATCGGCAGCAACCTGGCCCAGCCGGCCGGCAAGCGGCTGCCCAAGAAACGGGTCCGGGTGGGGATAGTGGTCGGCGAGCCGATCGACTTGACGCGCTACCAGGGCCTCAGCTCCGACCGGTTCGTGTTACGCGAGATCACGGACCAGATCATGTTCGAGATCATGAAGCTGTCCGGGCAGGAATACGTTGACGTGTACGCGGCCACCATGAAGGCCCGCCTGGCCTCCGGCGCCCCGGCG from Bifidobacteriaceae bacterium includes these protein-coding regions:
- a CDS encoding 1-acyl-sn-glycerol-3-phosphate acyltransferase: MFYWLARAVLGPLVRLIYQPWITGAENIPAKGAAILASNHLAVFDSVFVPVLIPRRVFYIAKSDYFTGRGLKGRLTAGFMKGIGMIPVDRSGGRAAASALEQGEKVLKKGHLFGIYPEGTRSPDGRLYRGKTGVARLALQTEAPVIPIAMIGSNLAQPAGKRLPKKRVRVGIVVGEPIDLTRYQGLSSDRFVLREITDQIMFEIMKLSGQEYVDVYAATMKARLASGAPAPGSETAEVAPGGRSRPVDLEPPEPPEPPELSEPSDPEAPPDPLDEPDQQ